In Thunnus albacares chromosome 1, fThuAlb1.1, whole genome shotgun sequence, the DNA window AGAAACAACAGCTATGTGAAGAACTGATTAAGAAGGACTCTGCAAGGTCCAAAGGGCTAAACAAGctaacaaaaatgacaaacattaaaACTTTATAACCACATAAACTCGGTATCATCTTGCTGAACTGCAGTCACAGTCTCCTTTCTATTAGTGACTGGCTGTGACCATCTATATTTGAAATGtcaaattgacttgacttgtgaCTCTGTCCACAATTCCTCCAGACTTTCCTCCAACATAAAACATGTCCCAAAACTGTTAGCTTCCAAGGTAAATACGTATTGGATGTATTTTATACGCTACACAACTTACGCTTCACTGATTCCAACTGGTATGATTTCTGCTTTACTTCCAGTTGACACAGACTTGATCTTTGGCAACTAGTTACTGGATATCAAACATGTTGCAAGGCTGGCAGCTCTGAACATCTCAGTCGCCAACTTCATCCATTTTACATCACTTACTTCAAGTGAGCCATGGGATCTGCTAAAAGCATCTAACCTGAACCTTCCTTAAAAAGTCAAGGCACCTGCACCTCGGCAGTAAGCAACTCAGTGGAGGAGACAACTGTTCTCTCTGCAGATTATCAAAAGCCTaacacaagtgtttttttaatgtcacagaTAATCATGTGTTATGTATCTGGTGAAAAATCTGTGCAGCAGGCTGGAAAACAGTTTGTGTGGTGACTAGGGAGCTTCATTTATGGGCCAATGTCcacagaaaaacatgtaatccatttttttaaattccagtGCTGGAAGTCTGTTCATGGGTACATGTTCTTGTCTTTAAAACATGACACTGAGTAATGATATTGTTATATTCATAGTGTTGTGTTTAATGCAGCTGCTCTATTCAGtactgttttaatttttcatgCACAGTAGAATTcacctgttttatttcttcttgttttgcTGCGAGGCATTTAACTTAAAACATCTCAAAGTCAATCTCTCTGCCACACATTCAATTTCTTATTCCTATCTTCTTCTGTCCTACTCATTTCTACCTTTCACAGTCTTACActgtgatgataataataattgtgaTAACAGTATTATCAGAGTGACCATGTAGCTTAATTGTGACAGATAAACCCTGTGAACATGATAGAAAAGAACTGCACATATTGTGTAATGGGTATTCAAATATCTGAGAAGACAGACCACCCAGACCTTTTTATTGCACTTGTATTAATCATACTGTAGTTTTGCTCATTTTGAAGCTGCTACTGTTGCTATTCCTAGAGCCAATTTCCAGGCAGGTGGCATTACTGTTCCTGTGCTGTTCTCCAGGAAATTAAGTTGTATGGTACAGTTATTATAGGTTCATTTGTCAGAGCATACAAACTCGATATGGTTTAAAAATGAAGCCACTTAGAGATGATTTTCTATCTTTTAGAAGAATAGCAGATACAGCAACATAAAAGGGCTGCAGTCATAAGTCTTTTCTCTGATTCACTTTTCTGGGCTAGTATTTCACCAGTATGCACATTCATTTTGCTGACAGATTCAGTACTGGTTTGTCCCCTTGCTGTTAGCTGCATTGCCAGAGAGTGATGATGTATGTGCTCGTGCTTAACCTTGGATGTTTATGGGCTTTTTACCCCCTATAACTGACTATTTTTATATGTACGTATTTTTTATGATATGCTAACAATGCAGATGAGCTTCTTATTAGTGCTGTGTAGCTGTCTTGCTGTGCTAAAGCAGATATCTGTAGAAGTGTCATACTCTCTGCAATGCCACCCTGCTGTGTTTTTCTAAACTTGGTTACCTTACTGATGACGTCAACGCTGTTTGTGTCACCTTCACTCCTTTTTGTGTTATCACCTTTTGTTCCTCTCTTATCCTCTCTTGCCACCTTCTTTCCTGCTTTACTTCCCTTATTTTACCCATCTTCTTCCCCCTCTTTTGTCCCCGTTCCTCTAATAgtctccccctctcccccctctcctttAGGAGCTGCTGTTCAGCGTATGCGCTCTTAACGTCATCTCCACCATTGTGTGTGCTCTAGCCACTGCCATGTGCTGTATGCAGATGGTCTCAACTGATGTGCTGCAGATGGTGAGTGTGATGGAAGAGCAGACAAGAACAAtggctgacttttttttttttagtgaccACCCTGtggttaaaaatgtatatattttttagtcTGAAGATCACTATCATCAGGTTAGGTAAACACATGCGGCTCAGGAGGGATGTGCCATCTATTGTCCATTTCCAAGATAGTggaaagtaatgtttttttggttGAATCATCCAGCTTGGTAAATACAAAttagtgtaaacacacacagtcaaagtcAATTGCCACAAGACCTCTCTCTTTGTCCTCCTGCATCTGAAAAATACGTGTGATTTGAAGAAAACAGCTCAACATCTCACTGGATTTTGATCCTCAGGATGACcctcttttgtcattttatgtggAACAATGAAACTATTAGCAACAGCTAAATGCTTTTAGCCATGAGGGAAATTAACATGACCAAGTTCCCTTTGTTTTTCACAGCAACAATAGTTATTTGTTTCTCAATGGATCAACGTGGAAAGATAGAGCGACACTACCAACATGATGTCAAGCGTTGCAGTTATATTTAATGCAAGAGCTGTTTACCTGTTTTATGAACTATGCTGTAAATTGTGTGCTAAAATGCTACAATGAGTCTGGATATTAGAACTGGTGCTCTGGGCTGAATTTAAGGCTTAATTTGATAACAGGTTGAATATTATATCTAATAACAGACATTTAGCAGAACTCAAACACTACATTAATTTAATCTCCTTGCAACATAAGTCATtactcaataaaaaaaagctgtagGTGCAAATCAGACTTGTTTGGATTTTGTGTTTGACTTtgtaaaatctgtgatgtcTGACTCAACTGGATATATTAACATCCACTATAACACATGATGATATCTGATCActattgtgaaataaatatataaacccaatattaattttcttatgctctgttattttttaaacaggGAAAATTAGATGAACACTTTTCTGATCCCTGAGACAGGACTGTAGAAATTAGATTGTAATAAGAATTATATCAATTCCAATTAAAGAAGAGACAAACAAAGATAAGAGGGCAGACGTTAAATTATCACAGGCAGTTTGAACAGTTTGAATTATATaccaattaaaaatgtgaatggAAAATCATTTTCACCTTGAGATAAGGTTTTCACTTTCAGATGATCAAAGCTTATTCTCAGAGCATCCTTACTGTGAGAATCTGTACAAATGTATTTGTGGATTATTTAATGACTTATTGTTGATTAATTGGGGGCACTTGTTTTATGTTACAAATGCATATATCATTAGATATGCCATGAAGACACTGCATAACTGTAAATTACTGTATTTGCAAAAGCAAACACCAAAGCAGGCATGCACAACTAGGAAAACCTCTATAAATTAAAGTGGCTGAGAATGGTGGAATCTAACTATTGATTCACAGAAAAGTAAAGGACAAAAGAGCTCTGTCTTATCTCCAGTGGTCTCGCCAAGTTTCCAAGAGTGGCCTCATTTCCCATTTACCACAAGAGGTGTTAACCTTTTATTTAGCTCCGTAAATTTAGCCAAGTCAATAGCAGCAGTGGCAGCCTTGAGATTAGAAGAGCAGGCTGGCTGTGACAGGAAAGTTGTCCTACTTAGAAATGTCTGAGTGAGGAAAAGCTGCTGTTGAGGTTCCTCTGAGCAAAACACTTGACCCTTAGGTGCTGCGGTGGAGCTTTTTCAGTGAAACAACAACTGGGCTTTAATAACAGGAGGGAGGTGCTGTAAGAGGATCACATTCGCTCAGTCATTTTTGCTGGGTacatttttggtttaaaataatgaataaggACTCAGCAGCTTGAGTAATAAGGGCCTGATGATGTCTCTGTTTATGATGTGTTTCAGTTTATGCCACACAGAGCACGAGCCCTAAATGCCGACTGTATGACACCCCATGGAACCATCCTCCACCAAACACTGGACTTTGATGAGTTCATTCCTCCTATTCCTCCACCGCCATACTACCCGCCAGAATACACCTGCACCCCCTCAATGGATGGACAGAGGTGAGAAGCATTTAATACCAAGTGCTCAGTGTTCGCCAAACTCTAATACAGAAGTATCACCTGGCTGGGGCATTTGGATATTCAAGGAATATACGAGACATTAATAATTCTATGGTGACCAGACATTGAAATTATACACATTTGTCTGCTGGCTAGCCAGACCCCAGTCCACACTCACTAGaacacaatacaaaacaatacaagtcaactttattgtccaccatGGTGGAAATTAACACATTAATGGCATCCCATAAATCATTTTTGACATCAAATCTATGTGCATGGCCAGATAACTACCATATGATCAGCCACTGTATATTGAAAGTGCAGGGTGCAATCCAGAGAAATCATTGTATTTATTGCAGCAAGTGACACAAAAACTACAGGCACCAAAGTCATTATAAAGTATTTCGCAGAGGGCAGCATTTCAAACTGGGTACAAAGGcgtgtttttctttaaaacatattAGGCCTTGTTTCTAGGTTTTGATTTTTTAGTAAACCtgttgaaaaatataaaggagCATTGCTAGAGAGACCTATTAACATTTCTGCAAAATGTAACTAAAGCTAGAATTCTTGGTGGTTGGTGCAGGTAGATTTGAGGATACTGTACCTGGCTCTCTCCTGGAATTGTATTCATCTATGAAATTGATAGGAATGACATGGAGGTAATTTATTTCTAGATTTTTTGCAATAGCACAAATATATTTAAGATTATTAAGATTCTTAAGGATTCTTTTGTAACCTATGGTCCTTCCATGCAATCCCCTACATGCCCCTCCATAGACACCTGACACGAACCAGATATTAGGATATGTGTGTCATTAAAAAGGGGATTATAACACTGATAGGTCAAGCACTGGAGGAATGTTTGGAGGCACAAAACCCCTGAGAGGACTCAcaccaaagaaaagaaacaaaccatttagtttgttagtttgtgTGGTAGCTAAGAGGATGAGGTCTCTTATTTCTTCTTGCTCAGTTATTGTCAACAGTGGAACTTTGTCAGGTTCAAAACTGCTTTGAGGTAGACTGCAGTAAACCTAAAGAATCTCccatgaaataaatattgtgttGCCAGATATTTGCACCCAAATTTAAATCTAAACCCATCATATTAAGCTGCAGTGGCATGTGTCTGTTTAGATAGAACAATCTAACTGTGATCATCATATGTGGTATTATCATCCATGGTCACAGAGCTTTTCCCTCCATAAAGCAGATGTGACATCCACGATTCTCAGCTGTAGTGAAAGATCTGTTGACCCCTCCCTCATCACTCCCTCCATTTTCTCAGTCTTGCCAGAGAGAGTGCTGCTGATGTAGCCATTTGGCAGGAAGCCACATCTGTTTGCCAGTTATGCCATAAATATAAACAAGGCAGAGGAAGCATTTATAGTGTCCCCGCCCGGGGCCAGGGATGtgtcatgacatcatcatgccTCGGATGATTAGTGGAAACTCTCAGGTTGTATTTCATGCTCTGCCACTTTAGAGGAGAATGGGGTTGTAATTAAAAGATATGACAGTGCGCAGGGCTGCTCTTTCTTAATTGGCACCATATGAAACAGTGGTGCATATAGAATGTTATACAATGATGGGATGAATGTGGGAAATAAGCCTATTTTTCATACTTTCTCTCTTAATGTTTTAACAGAAGATATACTGTCAGTTGAACTCAGACTTGCAATGCCAGCCCTTAAAACACTGGTCTTTATGTCATTGTGTCACTGGCCCAGTATATTCTCTATTCTCTgtcattttctgtatatttttttaaatgtttggttgaaaCTCTTGCTGTAATATCCATAACAGAGGCCTGCATCTGGACTTCCCCCATTCTCCCTTCAGTGCCATCTATGGGGTGCCCATTAACAGCCCAGGGACTCTGTACCCAACTGACCTGCCCCCTCCATATGAGTCTGTGGTGGGGCAGACCCCTGCAAGccaggtgagaaaaaaaaatccatcccTGTCCTTAAAACGTCTACAAAAGCCTTCTGTGTGGTCATTGAGCATAGGGTTCACATTAATTTCTTCATTATGAAGGTGAGTTACCTTCTTCAGTCTTAAGTATACTTCCATACTTTTTTACATATGTGCAATAGCAGTATAAACCTGCTAATTTCTTTTAGATTAAATATTCTTTAAACTGTATCTTTTCACAAAACACTTTCTTTTACATAGTTTTATAGGCAGGTACCTATAAATCAATTGCATTAAAATATATTCCTTTGGTTAAAATTTCATATCTTGTCAATTTTAATGAGATAGTCTTCAAAAACAAGGGTATTTCAAGGTTAAGCCTGAGTTGCTTTAAAGTCTTAATTGTGAATAATACAATATTATAGACCACAGGTCTGAATACAAAAGTGAATTTGGCCAAGCTAAGAAATTTGTCAGGTTTTCTCCTCTAAATGgctggtattttttttactcaagTGTCAAAATGGTATTGCTGCTGGGTTCAGCTTGTGTCTGCATGTTGAGATGTTGCCTGACAGGTCTGTAGGTCAAAAATCTCTACCAATTTAATCTGAGTATATCTGCTGTTTCAGACTCGCTGCTTTCTCAGGCAATCTCCCTTGACAGTCATGTTgaactgaactttttttctggctgcagagagagagagcgagcctCACTGCAACTCAGTGTTCACAGCTAAAAATAAGTCTTGTGTGCGAGCAAATCCTTTTATCTTGTATTATATTCTTAACATCGTTTAACACCTTAGCCTTTTAATCTCTCATTTCTATTACACACATCAACTCTGCGGTTTCTTGACATCCATTATGAACAGTGTCCTTCAAAAAGTCCTGAAATAGATTGTGCTGGTTGCTGTAAATAACTAATGGAAGCAGGCAGTGATCGATTGATTGCGTGAGAGAACTGTTTGAAGGCAGATATGTGAAGAAACCCGGCTGACAATTTCAGTCTAAAGACAATGCGTGATTTGACAAACCAAGTAATATGAATGTCATATACCTTGAAAATCACTGATCTAATTCACCTCCAGATGTGTTAGTGGCTTTCACCACTAGTACACCTGtccatttctgtttgtgtgttgtggtCTTATAGAGCCCCCTATTGACCAAACTGTGGTATTGAAGGTTAGGTGCCACACAACTGTTACTTTAAGCAACGcatacaaaatataatgtgAGAACTGATAAAACTATGCTGTTACTTGCCCTATCTGCAGTGTGTCCCCTAATAAGTTACTCTTTACAGGTCACCATGAGCATAGAGCAGCAGGCCACTGAGTCCAGTCTATGTGATAGAAACACCACTGCAGGAATTAGTACTCAAggtaaaatctgtttttaacatTGCAGAGGATGGTTAGATGTCTTCTAGCAGTCATGCTGATGACATTTATTCCATATTTACAGCCTCAGTGGACAGTGCGTCCCTCATGGTGTCAGAAGTGGCTGATCAGGACCAGACTTGCTCCTCAGAGGACTTGTGTTCCTTAGAGGTCCAGGGCTCTGACTCCTCTCCCTATGGTACACTCCACACTGCGCCCACTGATGGAAGCTGCACCAGCCTGGAACTTTGTACACGTGACGCCTCACGCCGCCATCTTGGCCTCCCTAACAGTGACGCTCGCCCAAGTGACACTGGATACAGTGAGTCCTCACACACCCAGGAGTCTCTTGAACGCTCTCCAGACTGGTCCTCAGAGAACTATAGTAATCTGGACCAGGAGGATTCTACAGACAACACACACGGGTGTGAGGAACTCAGGGGTGCCATGCACATATCTGATGAGCTTGCATCAGCCAAACAGTTGCCAGAGGAGCCACCTAAAGCACCAACGCACTCCCTCATTAAAGCACGAATGATGAGCCGGAAGCTGACTCTCCCTGTCACTATCCCCCCACCACCTCAGCCTTGCTCCCCCACCTCTGTGGCCTCCTCTGGTGGAACTTCAGCCATCAGCCCTATggctccttctccttctccatccCCTCCTAGCAGGCTACGAGGCCCCAGGCTGTGCTTCAGCGTCTGGTCACCCTCATCTGCATCACAACCCCCCTCTACCTCAGCTCAAAGTGGCTATTTGCCCTCAGAGAGGCCTCGGGTGTTCCGTGCAGCCAGGAGGTACCGCAAACTGGCACGCATTGTTCGCTCCACCAGTGACCCTATCTCCTGCTCTTCTACGTCAGGAAGTAAGTGCTTTAAGatttatacaacaaaaaaatcttaaatatgCCTTTTACCAGAGTGATCCACCTTTCAATTTCTAACTAATAATAGTGCATTTGGTATTAGTCTTTAAGGTGGCTTTCTTGTCTAAGTCTCTTGTCTCCCTCTACAGGAGAAAATTGTGGCTGCGCCTCCGCAAACAACCCTGCTACTGAAGATTCAGCTCATACATCACCAGAGCAAGGTaccactgctactactactactaattcATATGATGGTGTTCAAATTACACATCCACAATTTGCATGTCTGCTGCtgaacatataaaaaaagatatacCTGAAGAACAAACCATAAATCTTGCAGCATAACAACCTAATTTGTCAACATTTACTGAACCAAATGTTTGCAATGTTATCTCATGTACATACATCTGCATCAAGTGTGGCATTGAAAGTAAGCTGCGACAAAGCTGACACTGAGAATATGTTACACTGGTGACAGAAAACAGTAATTTCACATTGCCTAAAGCACTAACTTCACTGGCATTAGCCTTGATTTTAGTGAAGTATGTGATTAAATGTGTTGAAAcaatttattctgttttattttcagagtCAACAGATGTTTCAACAGAAGGAGTTGGAGCTAAACCCAGCCACATATGTGTCAGGAAGCAGCAAAAGGAGGGCAGAAAAGTTGATATCCACCTTAAACCCCGagctctgcacacacactcttcccATGAGCGGCCGCATTCCCTGGCTGACCTTAAAATGTACAAAGACACCAAAATATTGGTGGCCAAGTTCCTGGAGCACTCAAGCTGCAGTCTACCTCCTGAAGTCCAGCAG includes these proteins:
- the fam189a1 gene encoding uncharacterized protein fam189a1 isoform X3 — its product is MPVNALPRGGSSGMGGPGSLSPASLSRSLSRLREYRTRTRIMLALGVSQMVLGSLILAVSFAALALTTSPRVRHSCPFWAGFSVLLSGLIGVVSWKRPLSLVITFFMLLSAVCVMLNLAGSILSCQNAQLVNSLEDCQLCGCVFSPLPPQLKFDSDGVCVCCELQKQSSSCNNLGETLKLNPLRDCNTIRLRLKELLFSVCALNVISTIVCALATAMCCMQMVSTDVLQMFMPHRARALNADCMTPHGTILHQTLDFDEFIPPIPPPPYYPPEYTCTPSMDGQSAIYGVPINSPGTLYPTDLPPPYESVVGQTPASQVTMSIEQQATESSLCDRNTTAGISTQASVDSASLMVSEVADQDQTCSSEDLCSLEVQGSDSSPYGTLHTAPTDGSCTSLELCTRDASRRHLGLPNSDARPSDTGYSESSHTQESLERSPDWSSENYSNLDQEDSTDNTHGCEELRGAMHISDELASAKQLPEEPPKAPTHSLIKARMMSRKLTLPVTIPPPPQPCSPTSVASSGGTSAISPMAPSPSPSPPSRLRGPRLCFSVWSPSSASQPPSTSAQSGYLPSERPRVFRAARRYRKLARIVRSTSDPISCSSTSGRENCGCASANNPATEDSAHTSPEQESTDVSTEGVGAKPSHICVRKQQKEGRKVDIHLKPRALHTHSSHERPHSLADLKMYKDTKILVAKFLEHSSCSLPPEVQQVVNNIKCVIKSDEKHMEEAIFSANVIDQMMTQRIIGSPRKRGHEDLHLQSCGALSSSPSPSMRRPKHLPQTTSSSTNPLDSPSSEQSLEYRETIL
- the fam189a1 gene encoding protein FAM189A1 isoform X4, with the translated sequence MLLSAVCVMLNLAGSILSCQNAQLVNSLEDCQLCGCVFSPLPPQLKFDSDGVCVCCELQKQSSSCNNLGETLKLNPLRDCNTIRLRLKELLFSVCALNVISTIVCALATAMCCMQMVSTDVLQMFMPHRARALNADCMTPHGTILHQTLDFDEFIPPIPPPPYYPPEYTCTPSMDGQRGLHLDFPHSPFSAIYGVPINSPGTLYPTDLPPPYESVVGQTPASQVTMSIEQQATESSLCDRNTTAGISTQASVDSASLMVSEVADQDQTCSSEDLCSLEVQGSDSSPYGTLHTAPTDGSCTSLELCTRDASRRHLGLPNSDARPSDTGYSESSHTQESLERSPDWSSENYSNLDQEDSTDNTHGCEELRGAMHISDELASAKQLPEEPPKAPTHSLIKARMMSRKLTLPVTIPPPPQPCSPTSVASSGGTSAISPMAPSPSPSPPSRLRGPRLCFSVWSPSSASQPPSTSAQSGYLPSERPRVFRAARRYRKLARIVRSTSDPISCSSTSGRENCGCASANNPATEDSAHTSPEQESTDVSTEGVGAKPSHICVRKQQKEGRKVDIHLKPRALHTHSSHERPHSLADLKMYKDTKILVAKFLEHSSCSLPPEVQQVVNNIKCVIKSDEKHMEEAIFSANVIDQMMTQRIIGSPRKRGHEDLHLQSCGALSSSPSPSMRRPKHLPQTTSSSTNPLDSPSSEQSLEYRETIL
- the fam189a1 gene encoding uncharacterized protein fam189a1 isoform X1, which codes for MPVNALPRGGSSGMGGPGSLSPASLSRSLSRLREYRTRTRIMLALGVSQMVLGSLILAVSFAALALTTSPRVRHSCPFWAGFSVLLSGLIGVVSWKRPLSLVITFFMLLSAVCVMLNLAGSILSCQNAQLVNSLEDCQLCGCVFSPLPPQLKFDSDGVCVCCELQKQSSSCNNLGETLKLNPLRDCNTIRLRLKELLFSVCALNVISTIVCALATAMCCMQMVSTDVLQMFMPHRARALNADCMTPHGTILHQTLDFDEFIPPIPPPPYYPPEYTCTPSMDGQRGLHLDFPHSPFSAIYGVPINSPGTLYPTDLPPPYESVVGQTPASQVTMSIEQQATESSLCDRNTTAGISTQASVDSASLMVSEVADQDQTCSSEDLCSLEVQGSDSSPYGTLHTAPTDGSCTSLELCTRDASRRHLGLPNSDARPSDTGYSESSHTQESLERSPDWSSENYSNLDQEDSTDNTHGCEELRGAMHISDELASAKQLPEEPPKAPTHSLIKARMMSRKLTLPVTIPPPPQPCSPTSVASSGGTSAISPMAPSPSPSPPSRLRGPRLCFSVWSPSSASQPPSTSAQSGYLPSERPRVFRAARRYRKLARIVRSTSDPISCSSTSGRENCGCASANNPATEDSAHTSPEQESTDVSTEGVGAKPSHICVRKQQKEGRKVDIHLKPRALHTHSSHERPHSLADLKMYKDTKILVAKFLEHSSCSLPPEVQQVVNNIKCVIKSDEKHMEEAIFSANVIDQMMTQRIIGSPRKRGHEDLHLQSCGALSSSPSPSMRRPKHLPQTTSSSTNPLDSPSSEQSLEYRETIL
- the fam189a1 gene encoding uncharacterized protein fam189a1 isoform X2 produces the protein MPVNALPRGGSSGMGGPGSLSPASLSRSLSRLREYRTRTRIMLALGVSQMVLGSLILAVSFAALALTTSPRVRHSCPFWAGFSVLLSGLIGVVSWKRPLSLVITFFMLLSAVCVMLNLAGSILSCQNAQLVNSLEDCQLLKFDSDGVCVCCELQKQSSSCNNLGETLKLNPLRDCNTIRLRLKELLFSVCALNVISTIVCALATAMCCMQMVSTDVLQMFMPHRARALNADCMTPHGTILHQTLDFDEFIPPIPPPPYYPPEYTCTPSMDGQRGLHLDFPHSPFSAIYGVPINSPGTLYPTDLPPPYESVVGQTPASQVTMSIEQQATESSLCDRNTTAGISTQASVDSASLMVSEVADQDQTCSSEDLCSLEVQGSDSSPYGTLHTAPTDGSCTSLELCTRDASRRHLGLPNSDARPSDTGYSESSHTQESLERSPDWSSENYSNLDQEDSTDNTHGCEELRGAMHISDELASAKQLPEEPPKAPTHSLIKARMMSRKLTLPVTIPPPPQPCSPTSVASSGGTSAISPMAPSPSPSPPSRLRGPRLCFSVWSPSSASQPPSTSAQSGYLPSERPRVFRAARRYRKLARIVRSTSDPISCSSTSGRENCGCASANNPATEDSAHTSPEQESTDVSTEGVGAKPSHICVRKQQKEGRKVDIHLKPRALHTHSSHERPHSLADLKMYKDTKILVAKFLEHSSCSLPPEVQQVVNNIKCVIKSDEKHMEEAIFSANVIDQMMTQRIIGSPRKRGHEDLHLQSCGALSSSPSPSMRRPKHLPQTTSSSTNPLDSPSSEQSLEYRETIL